Genomic window (Chondrocystis sp. NIES-4102):
TTTTGCCTCTCCAGATTTAGAAAGCGTAATAGATCGTAATCCTTTAATTATTTCTCCAGATATACCTATAATTGAAGCGATCGCTCTAATGAGTAGAGCCAGAGGTGTTAGTTGCCAAATAAGATCCGCCAATCATCAGTCTGAATTTTCATTTTCCCACTCCCATATTTCTAGTTGCGCTTTAGTAATGGCAAACTCAAAATTGGTGGGCATTTTGACTGAGCGAGACATTGTAAGATTTACTGCTGAAGGATTATGTTTGGAGTCGGTAAAAGTTAACGAAGTGATGACTCAACCAGTAGTAACCTTATTACAAAGCAATCTTAAAGACGTATTTGCAGCTTTATTTCTATTTCGGCGTTATCGCATTCGTCACTTACCAATTATTGATGGAACAGGTCAGTTAGTTGGGGTAATATCTCCTGAAACTATTCGTCAAGCAATGCGACCTGCCAATCTACTTAAATTAAGACGGGTAGCCGATGTTATGAGTAGAAATCTTATTCATACATCTGCTGATACAAGCGTACTAAAAATAGCTCAATTAATGGCTTGTGAGCGCGTAAGCTGTGTTGTTATTACCCAAGCCAATTTAGAAGCAGATATTTCTACACCTATAGGTATTATTACTGAAAGAGATATTCTCCAATTTCAGTTTCTACAAGCCAAACTTGATAATTTAACCGCACAACAAGTAATGAGTAGTCCACTGTTTCTACTCAGCCCCGAAGATTCCTTATTAATGGCACATCAAGAAATGCAGCATCGAAAAGTAAGAAGGCTGGTTGTATCTTGGAATTGGGGAAGAGGGTTAGGCATAGTCACCCAAACTAGCATTTTACGTATATTTGACCCTATGGAAATGTACGGAGTAATTGAAACTCTCCAACGTACTGTACAGCAATTAGAACAGGAAAAAGCGGATTTATTAGCTATGATTGACAAAAATTAAAGAAAAAGACTTATTTTAGCGTCTCAAACCAAGCTTTAATTCCTTCTGCGATCGCTGTTGCCAGTTTATATTGCTCTTGAGAATTAGTAATCCATTCAAATTCTTGAGGATTAATCATAAAACCCAATTCTAATAAAATAGATGGAGCAGTATGGGGGCGAGTCAAAGCCAAATTATTCCAATATGTTCCATAGTCAGGACGATTTAACTTAGTTATCAAATAGTTATGTAAGAACATCGCAGGAGCATGAGCTTGGGTATTATACCAAAAAGTACTAATTCCTTTAGTATTTTCTGCATCCCCATTATCAGGCAAAGCATTATAATGAATCGAAACAGCTAAATCTGGTTTTATTCGATTAATCATAGCCACCCTATCTTGTAAAGACACATCTATATCCCTCTCTCTAGTTAAATATACTTTCGCTCCTAGTTTAATTAACTCCTGTTCAATTAACTTAGAAATCAGTAAATTAATATCTTTCTCTGGATAACCTGTCGGACCCTTAGCTCCCGATTCTTCGCCCCCATGTCCAGGATCTAAAAGTATTTCTATATCTTTTAAGGGATAATGAAGATTAGCATTATTAGGTTTGCCTGCGGTTACATTATTGTTTCTAAAACTATCGGCAGCAAAATTAGAATCTAATATAGTTTTGGGTGGATGACGTAAAGAAAAAACTAAACTACTCCCTTCATAACGCAAATCATAACCCCATTGTTGTTGACCATGCAGTTGAAAAGTATATTCAATTTTACTTGGCGATACTTGTTGCCAATCAAGACGCTTGACCACTGGATCAGCATCAAAACGAATTGTATCAGTTTGCGCCGTAGTATTATAAATAGATAAAACAATACTGGTTTCATTCTGCTTTATTTCCACAGGTACAGGTAACTGTAAAGGAAAAGTTATTTCTGTTGCAGATTCTACCTGCCTGGCACTTATTCCACGAATTATTGATATTGCAGGCAGATTTCCCAATACAGGTTTTGTTTCTACGTTTTTAATCCAGCCACCATAGTCAAGACGCAACCATTCTCCCTCCTTGCCTGTAACTTTAACTCTTGTTCCTTTAGGTAAGGGAGTTAAACGAGAATAGTCCGTACCTGCTCCTGTTCTAGCTACGCCAAAATCTGCAATAACCTCAACAACTTCAATATCTTGAGGGGCAAGAATGCTAATTTCTCCTTTCCCTTTTTGAATTATTTGCTCATCCCCTTTTTTGAGTTCAAATACTGGATTACCATAATCGCGAGGAATATCTAAACTAGTGCAACCTGCATATTTTCCTAAAAAAGATTTATTGATAGGTTGATTATCTGCTGTTAATACTGCTGAATTTAAAGGTAGATCGACAGATTCTATTTGAGGTAATAATAAAACTTTGCTCCTACCAATTTGTACTGATACATGAGCATCTAAGGGGGCTACTGCACCAAAACAAATCGGTTCATCGGGCAAACGAGCAATATCTACTCCTGGAGTTAAAGAATCGCTCGCAAAACCTAATTGTTGAGGAACTTCTGGTTTGTTATTAAGACGATCTACTTTAATTTTTATTTCCTGATCCTGGTGACGGATAACGAAAGTATTTTCCCCAATTTTTAAAGGTAAACTAGGAGCGAAATGTCCTGAACTACTGCGATTTCTAACTTTTTTACCATTAATTATAACTGGATATTGTGGTGCTGCAGTACCAATAAAAAAAATTTTCTCGGCGGTAGTTTGATGTTTAGGGGGAGGATAAACAACTGATAAAGCAGATTTAGCCTGAGTAGATAAAGGCGTAAGTATCATCCCACACAACATGAAAATCTCACTCACAACTGCTACACCGAGAAATTGTTTCATTTTTTTTACTTACAATTTAAATTATTTCCATCCTGAGCGATCCATAAGTTTAACAGCAGCAGCATTATTTTTGCCGTAAGCAGATACATTAACCGTATCTTCTTTAAATTGACCAAAACCCTCTACAACTGGATTGACAGGAGTTCCCGCTACAACAGGATATTCATTATTACCTATAGCAAAAAACTCTTGAGCTTGAGGACTAGCAAGGTACTCTAAAAAAGCGATCGCCTTATCTCGATGAGGTGCATTTTTTAACATACCAGCCCCACTTATATTTATGTGAGTACCTCTATCCTGTTGATTAGGAAATAAGACTCCTACCTTATCAAATATTTCTTTATTATCTGCATACCTAGCTAAGTAATAAGTATTAGCCAAAGTTAAATCTGCACTTCCTGCTGCAACAGCCTCTATGTTAGAAGTATCATTGCCTTCAGGAGGGC
Coding sequences:
- a CDS encoding histidine kinase like sensor protein, translating into MESYEQSFASPDLESVIDRNPLIISPDIPIIEAIALMSRARGVSCQIRSANHQSEFSFSHSHISSCALVMANSKLVGILTERDIVRFTAEGLCLESVKVNEVMTQPVVTLLQSNLKDVFAALFLFRRYRIRHLPIIDGTGQLVGVISPETIRQAMRPANLLKLRRVADVMSRNLIHTSADTSVLKIAQLMACERVSCVVITQANLEADISTPIGIITERDILQFQFLQAKLDNLTAQQVMSSPLFLLSPEDSLLMAHQEMQHRKVRRLVVSWNWGRGLGIVTQTSILRIFDPMEMYGVIETLQRTVQQLEQEKADLLAMIDKN
- a CDS encoding cell wall hydrolase/autolysin; this encodes MKQFLGVAVVSEIFMLCGMILTPLSTQAKSALSVVYPPPKHQTTAEKIFFIGTAAPQYPVIINGKKVRNRSSSGHFAPSLPLKIGENTFVIRHQDQEIKIKVDRLNNKPEVPQQLGFASDSLTPGVDIARLPDEPICFGAVAPLDAHVSVQIGRSKVLLLPQIESVDLPLNSAVLTADNQPINKSFLGKYAGCTSLDIPRDYGNPVFELKKGDEQIIQKGKGEISILAPQDIEVVEVIADFGVARTGAGTDYSRLTPLPKGTRVKVTGKEGEWLRLDYGGWIKNVETKPVLGNLPAISIIRGISARQVESATEITFPLQLPVPVEIKQNETSIVLSIYNTTAQTDTIRFDADPVVKRLDWQQVSPSKIEYTFQLHGQQQWGYDLRYEGSSLVFSLRHPPKTILDSNFAADSFRNNNVTAGKPNNANLHYPLKDIEILLDPGHGGEESGAKGPTGYPEKDINLLISKLIEQELIKLGAKVYLTRERDIDVSLQDRVAMINRIKPDLAVSIHYNALPDNGDAENTKGISTFWYNTQAHAPAMFLHNYLITKLNRPDYGTYWNNLALTRPHTAPSILLELGFMINPQEFEWITNSQEQYKLATAIAEGIKAWFETLK